Proteins co-encoded in one Ooceraea biroi isolate clonal line C1 chromosome 9, Obir_v5.4, whole genome shotgun sequence genomic window:
- the LOC105276261 gene encoding larval cuticle protein 65Ag1, with amino-acid sequence MRSRLFLVFEYHYDQGKWGLRFRIKAHSGLIAIIFEISSHSSIGSADSNHSHNKMKFLIVSLALVAVAVAQHQQQPVAILRQAQDISPEGSYNYAYETEDGIAVSEQGSPQPLGPKGEAVVTAQGQFQYTAPDGTPIAVQYSADETGFHPQGAHLPVAPAVPEQIQRAINYVLAHPEPQYQQ; translated from the exons ATGAGATCCAggctttttctcgttttcgaGTACCATTACGATCAGGGAAAGTGGGGTCTACGATTTCGTATAAAAGCGCATTCGGGTCTCATAGCAATCATATTCGAAATCTCATCGCACTCCTCCATTGGATCGGCAGATTCGAACCACTCGCACAACAAAATGAAATTCCTC ATCGTATCCCTCGCTCTAGTCGCGGTCGCTGTTGCTCAGCACCAACAACAGCCGGTGGCCATTCTGAGACAAGCGCAGGACATCTCGCCTGAAGGATCGTACAACTACGCCTACGAGACCGAGGATGGAATCGCCGTTTCTGAGCAAGGCTCGCCGCAGCCCCTGGGACCTAAGGGTGAAGCCGTGGTAACCGCTCAAGGTCAATTCCAGTACACCGCTCCTGACGGCACCCCCATCGCCGTCCAGTACTCTGCCGATGAGACCGGCTTCCACCCACAAGGTGCTCATCTCCCGGTCGCTCCAGCTGTACCCGAACAAATCCAGAGAGCCATCAACTACGTTCTGGCACACCCAGAGCCACAGTACCAGCAATAA
- the LOC105276260 gene encoding endocuticle structural glycoprotein SgAbd-2 has protein sequence MKTLILLFGITTMAYAQLNRFTTPYPQPTQYYNPNYYGRPYYAILRQTQDSSPDGSYSYSYDTENGISVAEAGQPKNIGPNQIESVRGQYSYTAPDGTPILVTYTADENGFLASGAHLPTPPPIPVAIQRALAYNAAHPEEEEPYRRY, from the exons ATGAAGACCCTC ATATTGCTGTTTGGTATAACGACGATGGCGTACGCACAACTCAATAGGTTTACGACTCCGTATCCGCAGCCGACGCAATATTACAATCCCAACTACTACGGTCGACCTTACTACGCCATATTGCGACAAACGCAAGACTCCTCGCCGGACGGATCGTACTCTTACAG TTACGACACGGAAAATGGAATTTCCGTAGCAGAAGCGGGACAGCCGAAAAACATCGGGCCTAATCAGATCGAATCGGTCAGAGGTCAATACAGTTACACAGCTCCGGACGGCACGCCGATCTTGGTCACCTACACGGCTGATGAAAATGGCTTCCTGGCGAGTGGCGCCCACTTGCCGACACCGCCGCCGATACCAGTGGCGATACAACGCGCCCTCGCATATAACGCGGCTCACCCCGAAGAGGAGGAGCCTTACAGAAGATATTAA
- the LOC105276253 gene encoding 26S proteasome regulatory subunit 7, with amino-acid sequence MPDHLGEDMRKVKNEEEKEEKEIKSLDEGDIALLKTYGQGQYTKSIKVVEEDIQTIIKRVNELTGIKESDTGLAPPALWDLAADKQTLQNEQPLQVARCTKIINADSDDPKYIINVKQFAKFVVDLADSVAPTDIEEGMRVGVDRNKYQIHIPLPSKIDPTVTMMQVEEKPDVTYSDVGGCKEQIEKLREVVETPLLHPEKFVNLGIEPPKGVLLFGPPGTGKTLCARAVANRTDACFIRVIGSELVQKYVGEGARMVRELFEMARSKKACLIFFDEIDAIGGARFDDGAGGDNEVQRTMLELINQLDGFDPRGNIKVLMATNRPDTLDPALMRPGRLDRKIEFGLPDLEGRTHIFKIHARSMSVERDIRFELLARLCPNSTGAEIRSVCTEAGMFAIRARRKVATEKDFLEAVNKVIKSYAKFSATPKYMTYN; translated from the exons ATGCCGGATCACTTGGGAGAAGATATGCGGAAAGTGAAAAATgaggaggaaaaggaagagaaggagatcAAAT CACTGGATGAGGGCGACATCGCTTTGTTGAAAACTTAC GGTCAAGGACAATACACAAAGAGCATCAAAGTTGTCGAGGAGGATATTCAAACGATTATCAAGCGCGTGAACGAGTTAACCGGCATCAAAGAATCGGACACTGGTCTGGCACCACCGGCACTTTGGGATTTAGCGGCTGACAAACAGACTCTGCAGAACGAGCAACCGCTACAAGTGGCACGCTGTACCAAAATCATAAATGCCGATTCGGATGATCCAaagtacataataaatgtgaagCAGTTTGCCAAGTTTGTAGTCGACTTGGCGGATTCTGTTGCACCGACTGACATAGAGGAAGGCATGAGAGTAGGAGTGGATCGTAACAAGTATCAAATTCATATTCCCCTGCCGTCCAAGATCGATCCTACTGTAACAATGATGCAAGTGGAAGAGAAACCTGATGTTACTTACAGCGACGTTGGTGGCTGCAAGGAGCAAATTGAGAAACTGCGAGAAGTCGTTGAAACGCCACTGTTACAC CCAGAAAAGTTTGTCAACCTGGGTATCGAGCCACCGAAAGGTGTTTTGCTGTTTGGCCCACCGGGCACAGGCAAGACTTTATGCGCCCGAGCGGTAGCCAACAGGACAGACGCCTGTTTCATACGTGTTATTGGTTCGGAATTGGTTCAAAAATACGTTGGCGAG GGTGCCAGAATGGTAAGAGAGTTATTCGAGATGGCGAGAAGCAAGAAGGCCTGCTTGATCTTCTTCGACGAGATCGACGCCATCGGCGGTGCTCGCTTCGACGATGGTGCCGGCGGTGACAACGAGGTACAACGTACCATGTTGGAGTTGATTAATCAGTTAGACGG ATTCGATCCAAGAGGCAATATAAAGGTTTTAATGGCGACGAATAGACCAGACACGTTGGACCCCGCGTTGATGCGACCAGGCCGTTTGGATAGAAAGATAGAATTCGGCCTACCGGATCTTGAAGGGCGCACGCACATATTCAAGATTCATGCGCGCTCGATGAGCGTCGAGAGGGACATCAGGTTCGAGTTGCTCGCTCGTCTCTGTCCGAACAGTACCGGCGCCGAGATCCGATCCGTCTGTACCGAAGCCGGCATGTTTGCGATCCGCGCGCGACGCAAGGTAGCCACGGAGAAAGACTTCCTCGAGGCGGTCAACAAAGTCATCAAATCGTACGCCAAGTTCTCCGCAACGCCCAAATACATGACCTATAATTAG
- the LOC105276254 gene encoding cytochrome P450 302a1, mitochondrial codes for MYALVNQYAGRGTIKKLYARRSCSTNVRHVETSRPKPFEDIPGPRSLPIIGTLYKYLPLIGEYSFTKLHINGLLKLKRYGPLVREEIVPGESIIWVFRPEDIAEIFKAEAGLHPERKSHLALLKYRKDRSNVYNTGGLLPTNGIEWWKLRREFQKVLSKPQNIIDYLEDTDLVVQEFVQLCSREKPNADLLPLLSRLFLELTCLVAFDVRMQSLSKEEQRPNSETSRLIEAAYVTNDVILRLDNGPRLWRFFETPLYKKLRKAQDYMEEVASRMVTRRNEDVAIRRKRSLLEEYLRNEALDAKDIVGMACDMLLAGMDTTTYSTAFALYHLARDTRVQEKLRSEAASLLVDRTSPVTAQVLRNATYTKAVIKEALRMNPISVGTGRVLQTDVILNGYHVPQGTLVVTQNQVISRLPEYFDEPNSFVPERWLRDNTYEKCVGKTTRERSVHPYLVLPFGHGPRSCIARRFAEQNMQVVLLRLCRELQFTWCGKNETLGLASSLINKPDAAVQLNFKHLHT; via the exons ATGTACGCACTCGTGAATCAATATGCAGGACGTGGAACGATCAAGAAATTATACGCTCGTCGATCGTGCTCGACGAATGTCAGACACGTTGAGACGAGCAGACCCAAGCCATTCGAGGACATACCGGGACCGAGATCGTTACCTATTATCGGCACGTTGTACAAATATCTACCTCTCATCG GTGAATACAGCTTCACCAAGTTGCACATCAACGGTTTGTTGAAACTGAAACGTTACGGGCCTCTAGTGCGGGAGGAGATAGTTCCTGGTGAATCTATAATATGGGTCTTTCGACCGGAAGATATAGCAGAAATTTTCAAAGCCGAAGCAGGTCTACATCCCGAGAGAAAATCGCACTTGGCTCTTCTCAAGTATCGAAAGGACAGAAGTAACGTCTACAACACCGGAGGGCTTTTACCGAC AAATGGCATCGAATGGTGGAAATTGCGCCGGGAATTTCAGAAAGTCCTGAGCAAACCTCAGAACATCATTGACTACTTGGAAGATACCGATCTCGTTGTTCAGGAATTCGTACAGCTCTGCTCCCGCGAAAAGCCCAATGCCGATCTCCTGCCATTACTTTCGCGTCTGTTTCTTGAAC TGACGTGTCTCGTTGCCTTCGACGTAAGAATGCAGAGTCTGTCGAAGGAGGAACAACGTCCCAATTCCGAAACTTCGAGACTCATCGAGGCAGCATACGTGACAAATGACGTGATACTACGATTGGATAATGGCCCGCGACTTTGGCGCTTTTTCGAGACACCGTTGTACAAAAAGCTGCGGAAAGCACAGGATTATATGGAAGA GGTAGCATCGCGAATGGTCACTCGGAGGAACGAGGATGTGGCTATACGTCGAAAACGATCTCTTCTCGAGGAATATCTGAGAAACGAAGCTTTAGATGCCAAAGACATCGTGGGCATGGCGTGTGACATGTTGCTCGCCGGGATGGATACC ACGACGTACAGCACGGCGTTCGCTTTGTATCATCTCGCGAGAGATACGAGAGTTCAAGAGAAGCTAAGATCGGAAGCTGCGTCTCTGTTAGTCGATCGTACCTCTCCGGTAACGGCACAAGTCTTGAGGAACGCCACGTATACCAAGGCCGTGATAAAAGAAGCGCTTCGCATGAATCCCATCTCCGTAGGAACAGGACGCGTCTTGCAAACAGACGTCATTCTCAACGGATATCACGTTCCTCAAGGA ACTCTGGTTGTCACCCAAAATCAAGTGATTTCTCGACTGCCCGAGTATTTCGATGAACCAAACTCGTTCGTACCAGAGCGGTGGCTACGTGACAATACCTACGAGAAATGCGTAGGCAAAACGACGAGAGAGAGGTCCGTGCATCCGTACTTGGTACTGCCGTTTGGTCATGGGCCACGATCGTGCATCGCGAGACGATTCGCGGAACAAAACATGCAAGTCGTCTTACTTCGC CTGTGTCGAGAGCTGCAATTTACCTGGTGCGGAAAAAATGAAACGCTCGGCTTGGCTTCGTCGTTGATCAATAAACCCGACGCGGCTGTTCAACTTAATTTCAAACACCTACATACGTAA
- the LOC105276259 gene encoding LOW QUALITY PROTEIN: endocuticle structural glycoprotein SgAbd-2 (The sequence of the model RefSeq protein was modified relative to this genomic sequence to represent the inferred CDS: inserted 2 bases in 1 codon): MPVVLPARNHRFDLAQIDXAVRKSPTIVVIMQYLILILAIFGSALGQFGSFRGFPSQNAYRPTPTPRPYQPQPQPQYTSPVRPFIAIRSQQKDTSPDGSYTFSYETENGISVSESGYPQAGPQGQTEVVQGRFSYPAPDGTPITIEYTADENGFHAQGAHIPTPPPIPEAIQRALAANPPGPDDEKYDRQPFQQRFDRPTYNANPFRRF, encoded by the exons ATGCCGGTGGTACTACCAGCACGGAACCATAGATTCGATCTTGCTCAAATCGA AGCCGTACGCAAATCACCGACAATCGTCGTCATCATGCAGTATCTA ATCTTGATCCTTGCAATCTTTGGCTCTGCGCTCGGACAATTTGGATCATTTCGTGGCTTTCCCAGCCAAAATGCGTATAGACCGACACCGACACCGAGGCCGTACCAACCGCAACCGCAGCCGCAATACAC ATCTCCGGTAAGGCCATTTATAGCCATTCGAAGTCAGCAGAAAGACACATCGCCGGATGGATCTTACACTTTTAGTTATGAAACGGAAAACGGAATCTCAGTGTCCGAAAGCGGATATCCTCAAGCCGGACCTCAGGGTCAAACAGAG GTAGTTCAAGGTAGATTTTCGTATCCCGCGCCTGATGGTACCCCCATTACGATCGAATATACAGCCGATGAAAATGGTTTCCACGCTCAAGGTGCTCATATCCCCACGCCGCCCCCCATTCCGGAAGCCATCCAAAGAGCGCTCGCGGCAAACCCGCCCGGACCGGACGACGAAAAGTACGATCGACAACCCTTCCAACAAAGATTTGACAGACCGACATACAATGCGAACCCATTCCGGAGATTCTAA